One genomic window of Ammospiza nelsoni isolate bAmmNel1 chromosome 4, bAmmNel1.pri, whole genome shotgun sequence includes the following:
- the SLC10A4 gene encoding sodium/bile acid cotransporter 4, with product MASSAQPPAAAGGAGPDGGSLAGGGETFGDRSLSQGLSVLVGLGLCVTMLGLGCAVELGQLGQQLRRPVGLLLALLGQFVAMPLLAFLLALIFALDEVAAVAVLLCGCCPGGNLSNLMSVLVDGDMNLSIIMTASSTLLALFLMPLCLWIYSRHWINTAVVQLLPLGAVSLTLGSTLLPIGLGVLIRYRHPRAADLLVKISLWSLLVTLVVLFILTGTMLGPDLLAQIPASVYAIAVLMPLAGYALGYGLATVFKMPPHCRRTVSLETGCQNVQLCTAILKLTFSPELIGSMYMFPLLYALFQSAEAGLFVLAYKMYGKDSYKQDALGEEEDTDISYKKLKEEEVADTSYGTVTTEEHNSIQMEPTQTAL from the exons ATGGCCAGCTCCGCGCAgcccccggcggcggcggggggcgccGGCCCCGACGGCGGGTCCCTGGCGGGGGGCGGCGAGACCTTCGGGGACCGCTCCCTCAGCCAGGGCCTGAGcgtgctggtggggctggggctctgcGTGAccatgctggggctgggctgcgccgtggagctggggcagctggggcagcagctccggCGGCCCgtagggctgctgctggcgctgctgggACAGTTCGTGGCCATGCCGCTGCTGGCCTTCCTCCTCGCCCTCATCTTCGCCCTGGACGAGGTGGCGGCCGTGGCTGTACTGCTGTGCGGCTGCTGCCCCGGGGGCAACCTCTCCAACCTCATGTCCGTGCTCGTCGACGGGGATATGAATCTGAG CATTATCATGACGGCCTCCTCCACCCTGCTGGCCCTCTTCCTGATGCCCCTCTGCCTCTGGATCTACAGCCGCCACTGGATCAACACGGCCgtggtgcagctgctgcccctgggggCGGTGAGCCTGACGCTGGGCAGCACGCTGCTGCCCATCGGCCTGGGGGTGCTCATCCGCTACCGGCACCCCCGCGCCGCCGACCTCCTGGTCAAG ATTTCCCTGTGGTCCCTCTTGGTGACTCTGGTGGTCCTGTTCATCCTgactgggaccatgctgggccCAGACCTGTTGGCACAGATTCCTGCGTCTGTCTACGCCATTGCAGTGCTGATGCCTTTGGCAGGGTACGCCCTGGGATACGGCTTAGCCACGGTCTTTAAAATGCCCCCACACTGCAGGAGAACAGTATCTTTGGAAACAGGGTGCCAAAACGTCCAGCTCTGCACCGCCATCCTAAAACTCACCTTCTCCCCGGAGCTCATAGGGAGCATGTACATGTTTCCCTTGCTTTATGCGCTGTTTCAGTCAGCAGAAGCGGGACTGTTTGTGCTGGCATACAAGATGTACGGAAAAGACAGCTACAAGCAAGATGCACTTGGCGAAGAGGAAGACACAGATATTTCCTACAAGAAGCTGAAGGAAGAGGAGGTAGCTGATACTTCATATGGCACAGTGACCACAGAAGAGCACAACTCCATTCAGATGGAGCCGACTCAGACAGCGCTTTAG